taggaaatgatacaggcagaaaagtactgatgtttagttctgacaaATACTGGTTTCAGGGTATTGTagaaggccctgcgggtatcgggtTAGAGTATAGTAGGgatttttcagagataaggtaagggatatatgctatgctaggaaatttctaaatattatgcagtgtatttatttatgaaaattatgtactcaagtatggtgtggcttgagaatgtgtatgtagtatgggagtatgttttatgaattatagtttcatgattttatgtatttcagtgctatgattatgtgaattacagtaccatgattttacggattttaacaccatgattatacgaattacggatacagtattatgattacaTAGTTCCAGTATAatgatttacagagtttaaagtatgacatgttttctattaccataacatccaaagtatacagacagagcatttacagaatatatagacagttatacagagatagcatcgagatgctatgATTACAGTATGTACAGAACAGaaagataacgttatggtaattttgaaaacatgatgaaaacagtgaaagagtatatatatgaatatgtatattgtatcagaccctgttggaccctacagtttacaaagcacggtaccgtagctacatgcagtatacagtttacagagtgcaaccgcctattcagataataggctaTAGGTCAATCGTATaatgcccttgacgtggacaggctcgcttatgggccgcacaaccctatcatgaggggttaaatcatgacatacagatattcacaggggaaagtttacagttattattatgtattttctgATTTAAAGAGACAAGGGAATTActtatgttagaagtattttgaatagtaacttaaatacagatgtgttaaatgacatgaaaatggtaatgaatattatgatttgtattgtatttatagatccagatatacatgattatatggaaacggatttttatgatatgaggactcatttgccacacactagtaatagcatatatcttcttattgagcgttggctcattccagtgttgaaacctttttcaggtgatctaggtaggcgagcagaccaagctcgcaggtataggggcgtctgtagtgccctgatagcaaagtgagtacagtaaagggtttttgtatttgccctagctagctgagggcaattttggggatttagtaacacatgtatatgttcttttgggaaacatgatagcactctggtattgtacagtatggtatatcattatgtatggaaatgtttatttatattatgcttctcgctgcttaggataatgttatggtatcagagtaagatAACTattatagtgaaaaataaaaataaaaaatcatgttaattaagtaggtcgttacagagaaggtgttggaaaggtttagcatggctgatgctaaaccggtatgtacacttctagcgagtcattttaaattgtctattactgaatgcccaagtacggatgataATATccaagacatgtcaaaggtctcctatgctagcgttgtggggagtttaatgtatacCATGGTGTGTACAGGACCAGACTTAACACAtgcagtgagtgtggtgagtaagtttttTTCTAATCTaggtagacaacattgggaaaccgtcaaatggatttttagatacttacGTGGTACTTCTagttatgacatcatgttcggcaagtaACAAGATAGTCCATCAattgtggggtttgttgatgctgattatgcaggggatatgAACGACAGAAGAtctacaacgggttatgtctttacccttgtaggagacctatatgttggaggtccatggtacaatccctAGTGGCATTTTCTAtaactgaagctgaatatatggtAGCTGccaaagctgcaaaggaagccttatggcttatcgGTTTGGTCTAAGAGCTGGGTATACAACAAAACGGGGTTGTGTTGCGTTGTGACAATCAAAGTGCTATTTACTTAGTGAAAAATCAAGTGTACTATGCTAGAaacaagcatattgatgtaaggtttcACAGGGTCCGAgagttgattacttcaggtgaacttgtattggagaaggttcacacatctgaaaacGCAGCGGATATCTTGACAAAGCCAGTTAccactgaaaagttcaagcattgcttgaacttacttcatatctccaagtgctagaagggagacaaacccaaccttgttaggaacctgtgagcatccagatcaaagtgacaccaagaaatttacgtggttcggtcaataacgacctacgtccatggagcacacaccaaaattcaataactcgccggaaaatgttacaattctctctctctctctctcttcctcccttcttcctctcagctctctctgcactctctgtgctctctctgcactgtgcTATGCTGTGCTGTACTAATTCACTTTCCACAaccctctttatataggcttggaatttacatcatgattaaatacaaaacaatcaaattaatcacaaattggaagtttataatcaagagattaataaagAATAAATTCACAAgttttctgactcagcaacgCGTTGTCTCCAGCTGTCtcttggctccatctctaacaaacCTAACGTTcaaaggtcaaggtggagcaatggGATATGTTTTCaaattctcctaaggggcgtataatcaccaaggtggagattgttgtgttttttgtggctcttatacttgatGGAGTGCATAACCAAAGGAAGAAAACATATGTGAAGTCATTGGTGCAGTGCAGCAGGATATCGTTGACAAATTGacccaattcatcgacgaattcgtCTAGAATTCACAGCATTTGCATACTGGAAAACTTCTTCGATGAAgagagataccgagagcagataaAATTCAAACTTTCAGAAGTTGTCGACGAATATGcctaattcgtcaacgaattgacCCAAATCGTAGATGAATTGACCCAAATCGTAGACGAATTGACTGCTTGGGGCTGCGaggatgatttcaaattttgaatatgaacttTAGaacggttgggtatttggagggaagcctccatGGTGTTGTTAAATATACCATTCTGGGTATATTGAGAGGAGAAGATCATTGCAGTTCATTGTAGTGTGTACTTTgagattttcatagtgaaacctttgccgattgctcccatggatgtaggctttaccgaaccacgtaaatctttgtgtggatTCTTATTGCTTTCAGATATACTGAGTGTGTGTGTTATATTTTGGTTCATTGTTTGCTGCATTTATATTCCGTTGTGCAATCCCAAGTTCTTTTCACAACAATGGTATGAAAAAGAAATATTCAGGATAGTCACCTTAATTTCCTGCTTCACTGTAGTTGCTAGGAACTGGTTGAAACTCCAAGGTAGGTAGAGAGATTGCACATTTGAGACATTAGGCAGATAGTAATGTATATAGTCATTAATACCAATGGAAAGGTAAAACACAGCATTTGAGATGAGATCGGCTGCTACATCCTCCCCCATAGTCAATATAAACTGCTGAAAGGTATCGGAGACCTGCTGAATCTGCTGAGTGAAGGAGATGTGTTGACCCTGCAGAGACTTGCATCAGAGTGTGAGTACAGATCAGAGCTTAAGTGTACAGATTTCCAGTTTCACTAAACAAGTAGTTTAGACTTTTTACTTCAATACTACTTAATAGCCATAACAAAAACAGAAGTATGATGTGCAGGACATTTAAACACATTCCCCATCTCTAGAATCCTTTTATAAAACTCAGGACGCCATACTGGACTTCAAAATCCAAATGTAAGGAATCCTACCAGTTCTGAACCACTTGAAAAAATAATTCCAGCACCAGCAGAGGCGTAATTAACTCCATGAATCATATCTTCAACAGTGCCAGTCTGCCCAAGATAACTTGGAGCAAAGGGGAGGCCAAGTCGCAATGCTGACCAAAAATATTTCAGAGGAACAAAATGAGAAACACAACTTGTGCCATATCAGtttccacacacacacaccccaAAAAAAATCCTCAAAAATGCTCCAAAATCAGCTTTCAACCCTGTTAAGAACCTTCATCGAAGAAAAAACAGAACAAAGATCCATTTCCATTTAACTTTGTTTCAGTTTGGTTGCTTAGAACGTGTgtgctgggggggggggggggggggggtggggggtgaagCAAAGTTTTAGATTTGCTTTTGTCTAACTGAACCTAATGAGTTGACtacttttttttcatttattggATGCCAAAACAACTAGAACAAGAAGACCCATGATTTCTTTACCCTTTCCTTCAGTTTCTCAGAAACCAAATGgtgaaatataaagaaaaaaaatttgaatgaataaaaaaaacaaatcaaattaaacctAGGTAATCTATGAAACTATATGACCCTGGCATCTTAGAAACTGAAGCCACCATTCAACTGAACCTAATGGAGCTATGTGCCTTAATTGAGTTAGGGTACTTTTTTTCGTCCTTGGAAGCCAAAACAGCGAGAAAAACAAGACCCATtattttttcccctttctttttctttcatttatctCAGAAACCAAACAAACAAAACTGACAAAAAAAAGATCTAAATTAAGAAAAGCCAAAATTTCTAGGATAATCTAATGAAACTCTATGGCTTTGGCATCATAGAAGCTAAAATCTCCATTCAACTAACCTAATGAAACTTCATGGCCTAGTCTTCATTTCTGCCAAGCCAAAACAGcaagagaaaaaaattatttcccCTATTCTTTGCCTCCATTTCACACAACCCAAACATAGAAGAAAAAACCCAATTTTGTCTTGGTTGtcaaggaaaagaaaatatggagaaatCTACATTTGTGTTTGGTTGtgtaagaaggaaaataaaaaatttaccaAGTctataaacaaaaaattaattctacacattatcatatattttatttttctaaattttgattatattacaACAAATATTCATATTTAATAGTATTAGGTAGAAAGAGAATATAAAATGAAAATTGAGTTtgcttcttattttcttttcctttccttttctcccCCCAAAATCCTTTGATCCAAACGGGTCCATAATGAAACTGTATGGCTTTATTGAGTTGAGTAAATTTTCGTTTTTTTGGAAGCCAAAACAGGAAGAAAAACAAGACCCATGATTTTTCGTCCTTTTCTTTTCCTCAGTTTTCCCAGAATCCAAACATGagaaacataatttttttaaaaaaactaaataaataaagaaaaaatcaagATTACCGAGATAGTCTACGGGGATTCTCCCATTGCAGAACCTGCCAGTGGGCCGGTGAGTGTCGAAGTCTCTTCCGTAGGGAGGACGGTCGGCGCGAGCGAACGTCCCGAGGAAATTGTTGGTGCCGCAATCGACGGAAGAGTCGCCGATGACGAAGAGGGCCGGAACCAGCGGCTGAGGGGGCGGGGAGGACGGCGGCCAAGCCGGCGACGGATGAGGACTCGGTTGAGGAGGCATTGTTGTGGAGCCATTAGAGATGGCGTCCTTAAGTTCTAGTGGGAGTTGCAGAGCTCTTGATTGCAAGAAAATGGCGGAGAAGTGAATGAAGAGCGAGAGAGCAAGAAAAcccataagagagagagagagagagagagagagagagagagagagagagagagagagagagagagagagagaggttttggcGGGTAACAAACGGTTGGATTTTGGATTTCCTGTAATGAGGATGAAGATGTGATCAGGTAGACTTGAGTCGGATTATATTAATGACCCGAGTGAGAGTCATTTAATATTAGTTCAACTCATTTTGCCACCCTACATTAGTTCCCACTTTGTATAtgtttatttgtgaaaaatatttctaCTTCTAGTTTTAATTGTATTTTAGAATCAATAAATATGCCACCTTTTTCTTTTTgacatttataaaataaatttttaaaatatttttagtatactCTAAACTCTCCATATAAATGTTGAAAAAATAAATGATGAGatgaattttataatttttttttttaaagtttgaaATAGAATTAAATGAAAGTAGTTTTCACAAATTTGAACTTGGGAAAAGCTTATATAAATCAAGAATactttgtagagacccgaaaaatgata
This window of the Malania oleifera isolate guangnan ecotype guangnan chromosome 6, ASM2987363v1, whole genome shotgun sequence genome carries:
- the LOC131157018 gene encoding GDSL esterase/lipase At1g71691; the protein is MGFLALSLFIHFSAIFLQSRALQLPLELKDAISNGSTTMPPQPSPHPSPAWPPSSPPPQPLVPALFVIGDSSVDCGTNNFLGTFARADRPPYGRDFDTHRPTGRFCNGRIPVDYLALRLGLPFAPSYLGQTGTVEDMIHGVNYASAGAGIIFSSGSELGQHISFTQQIQQVSDTFQQFILTMGEDVAADLISNAVFYLSIGINDYIHYYLPNVSNVQSLYLPWSFNQFLATTVKQEIKNLYNINVRNMVVMGLAPIGCAPHYLWQHNSKDGECVQEINDMIMEFNFAMRYMVEELGRELHDSNIIFCDVFEGSMDILKNHERYGFNVTADACCGLGKFNGWIMCISPEMACNNASNHIWWDQFHPTDAVNAILADNVWSGMHTKMCYPMNLQDMVAAKGK